In a single window of the Centropristis striata isolate RG_2023a ecotype Rhode Island chromosome 18, C.striata_1.0, whole genome shotgun sequence genome:
- the LOC131990705 gene encoding NLR family CARD domain-containing protein 3-like — MKQEELADCLHNRTVVPVCRRNLQSNHQKKFQCVFEGISKAGNPTLLNQIYTELYITEGGTAEVNDEHEVRQIETTSRKPDRLETTIRQEDIFKASPGRDEPIRTVLTKGVAGIGKTVLTQKFTLDWAEDKTNQDIHFTFPFTFRELNVLKEKKFSLVELVHRFFPDIKEAGICRFGEFHVVLIFDGLDECRLPLDFHNTEILTDVTESTSVDVLLTNLIRGNLLPSARLWITTRPAAANQIPPGYVDMVTEVRGFTDPQKEEYFRKRFRDEEQAGRIISHIKTSRSLHIMCHIPVFCWISATVLDLMETKEGGELPKTLTEMYIHFLVVQSKVKSIKYDGGAEIDPHWSPESRKMIESLGKLAFDQLQKGNLIFYDSDLTDCAIDITAASVYSGVFTQVFREERGLYQNRVFCFVHLSVQEFLAALHVHLTFIKSGLNLMAEEQTTARQPKFFREKPKLKHLYQSAVDKALQSPNGHLDLFLRFLLGLSLETNQSLLTGLLTQTGSRSKTNQKTVKYIKKKISEGLSAERSINLFHCLNELNDRSLVVEIQQSLRSGSLSTDKLSPAQWSALVFILLSSETDLDLFDLKKYSASEKALLRLLPVVKASNKALLSGCNLSEESCEALSSVLSSQSSSLRDLDLSNNNLEDSGVEQLSVGLKSPNCTLETLRVTGCNLSGRSCEALSSVLSSQSSSLRDLDLSNNDLEDSGVKQLTVGLKSPLCELKTLSLSGCLISEEGCSSLASALSSNPSHLRELDLSYNHPGDSGVNQLSALREDPHYRLETLRVDHGGEKWLTPGPWRYFCQLTLDTNTVNRELELSENNRKVTCVEEDQSYPDHPERFDYWLQLLCRDGLTGRCYWEVERRGRVNVAVSYRGIRRKGGSKDCLFGSNDQSWSLRCSDDGYDVWHNDIKTRLSSSSSSSSSSGRIGVYVDCPAGSLSFYRVSSDSLIHLHTFNTTFTEPLYPGFGFSPGSSVSLCPL; from the exons ATGAAGCAGGAAGAGCTGGCTGACTGTCTGCATAACA GAACTGTTGTTCCAGTGTGCCGTCGTAACCTTCAGTCTAACCACCAGAAGaagttccagtgtgtgtttgaggggatctctaaagcaggaaacccaacccttctgaatcagatctacacagagctctacatcacagagggagggactgcagaggtcaatgatgaacatgaggtcagacagattgaaacaacatccaggaaaccagacagacTAGAAACAACTATCAGAcaagaagacatctttaaagcctcacctggaagagatgaaccaatcagaacagtgctgacaaagggagtggctggtattgggaaaacagtcttaactcagaagttcactctggactgggctgaagacaaaaccaaccaggacatccacttcacatttccattcactttcagagagctgaatgtgctgaaagagaaaaagttcagCTTGGTGGAACTTGTTCATCGCTTCTTTCCTGATATCAAAGAAGCAGGGATCTGCAGGTTTGGAGAGTTCCACGTTGTGTTGATCTTTGACGGTCTGGATGAGTGTCGACTTCCtctggacttccacaacactgagatcctgactgatgtcacagagtccacctcagtggatgtgctgctgacaaacctcatcagggggaatctgcttccctctgctcgcctctggataaccacacgacctgcagcagccaatcagatccctcctGGCTATGTTGACAtggtgacagaggtcagagggttcactgaccctcagaaggaggagtacttcaggaagagattcagagatgaggagcaggccggcagaatcatctcccacatcaagacctcacgaagcctccacatcatgtgccacatcccagtcttctgctggatctctgctacAGTTCTGGATCTGATGGAAACcaaagagggaggagagctgcccaagaccctgactgagatgtacatccacttcctggtgGTTCAGTCCAAAGTGAAGAGCATCAAGTACGACGGAGGAGCTGAGATAGATCCACACTGGAGTCCAGAGAGCAGGAAGATGATTGAgtctctgggaaaactggcttttgatcagctgcagaaaggaaacctgatcttctatgactcagacctgacagaTTGTGCCATCGATATCACAGCAGCctcagtgtactcaggagtgttcacacaggtctttagagaggagagaggactgtaCCAGAACAGGGTCTTCTGCTTCgtccatctgagtgttcaggagtttctggctgctcttcatgtTCATCTGACCTTCATCAAGTCTGGACTCAATCTGATGGCAGAAGAACAAACAACCGCCCGACAGCCAAAATTCTTCAGAGAGAAACctaaactaaaacatctctaccagagtgctgtggacaaggccttacagagtccaaatggacacctggacttgttcctccgcttcctcctgggtctttctcTGGAGACCAATCAGTCTCTCCTCACAGGtctgctgacacagacaggaagtaggTCAAAGACCAATCAGAAAACAGTCAAGtacatcaagaagaagatcagtgagggtctgtctgcagagagaagcatcaacctgttccactgtctgaatgaactgaatgatcgtTCTCTAGTGGTGGAAATCCAACAGTCTCTGAGATCAGGAAGTCTCTCCACAGATAAactgtctcctgctcagtggtcagctctagtcttcatcttactgtcatcagaaacagatctggacttgtttgacctgaagaaatactctgcttcagagaaggctcttctgaggctgctgccagtggtcaaagcctccaacaaagctct GTTGAGTGGCTGTAACCTCTCAGAGgaaagctgtgaagctctgtcctcagtcctcagctcccagtcctctagtctgagagacctggacctgagtaacaacaacCTGGAGGATTCAGGAGTGGAGCAGCTGTCTGTTGGACTGAAGAGTCCAAACTGTACACTGGAAACACTCAG GGTAACAGGCTGTAACCTCTCAgggagaagctgtgaagctctgtcctcagtcctcagctcccagtcctctagtctgagagacctggacctgagtaacaacgacctggaggattcaggagtgaagcagcTGACTGTTGGACTGAAGAGTCCATTATGTGAACTGAAAACTCTCAG TCTATCGGGCTGTCTGATCTCAGAGGAAGGCtgttcttctctggcctcagctctgagctccaacccctcccatctgagagagttGGACCTGAGCTACAATCATCCAGGAGACTCAGGAGTGAACCAGCTGTCTGCTCTACGAGAGGATCCACATTAcagactggagactctcag GGTGGACCATGGTGGAGAGAAGTGGTTAACACCGGGTCCGTGGAGGT atttctgtcaactcacactggacacaaacacagtaaacagagAGCTCGAACTGTCTGAGaacaacaggaaggtgacaTGTGTTGAAGAGGATCAGTCATATCCTGATCATCCAGAGAGATTTGACTACTGGCTTCAGCTGCTGTGTAGAGATGGTCTGACtggtcgctgttactgggaggtcgagaggagaggaagagttaATGTAGcagtgagttacagaggaatCAGACGGAAAGGAGGCAGTAAGGACTGTTTGTTTGGATCTAATGATCAGTCCTGGAGTCTGAGGTGCTCTGATGATGGTTACGATGTCTGGCACAATGACATTAAAACacgcctctcctcctcctcctcctcctcctcctcctctggtagaATAGGagtgtatgtggactgtcctgctggctctctgtccttctacagagtctcctctgactctctgatccacctccacaccttcaacaccacattcactgaaCCTCTTTATCCTGGGTTTGGGTTCTCCCCTggttcctcagtgtctctgtgtcctctgtaG